A single genomic interval of Helianthus annuus cultivar XRQ/B chromosome 13, HanXRQr2.0-SUNRISE, whole genome shotgun sequence harbors:
- the LOC118485927 gene encoding uncharacterized protein LOC118485927, with amino-acid sequence MASAVSVTFRLNHPSQSHSLKSKPHFTFPFKPLLTFSPLHKHPKLQIAAKSTDVSKEDIPPASEPVAETDDFDKCRLEEKFADLNTGIYECRSCGYLYNEAAGDPSYPIAPRLPFDRVPDDWRSIYQCLRKLWMNSVTKLRDEFYLLQ; translated from the coding sequence atggcttcagcagtatcggTGACATTTCGCCTGAATCACCCCTCCCAATCCCATTCTCTCAAATCAAAACCTCATTTCACCTTCCCTTTCAAACCCCTCCTCACCTTTTCCCCCTTACACAAACATCCAAAGCTCCAAATCGCCGCAAAATCTACTGATGTCTCCAAAGAAGACATACCACCGGCATCAGAACCCGTAGCTGAAACCGACGACTTCGATAAATGCAGGTTAGAGGAGAAATTCGCAGACCTAAACACCGGAATTTACGAGTGTCGGTCGTGCGGGTACTTGTACAACGAGGCCGCCGGCGACCCATCGTACCCGATAGCTCCAAGACTACCGTTCGACAGAGTGCCGGACGATTGGAGATCTATCTATCAATGTTTGAGGAAATTATGGATGAATTCAGTTACAAAATTAAGAGATGAATTCTATTTGCTACAATGA